A region of the Candidatus Aminicenantes bacterium genome:
AATATATAATCGTCCTCCTCTTCGGTTCCGCTTTCCTTCCAGCGGTTCAGCCTTTTTATTTTCTGCTGCCAGGTATAGTGGCATCAAGCATATGCAAGGTTTTGTGCAGTGAAATGGCCGGTAGAGGAAAGCCCATGATTAACACAGTAGCCGCTGGAGTTTCGCTGGCGGTTAATATACCACTTAACATATTCTTCATTCCAAAGCTGGGTATTGCTGGCTCAGCTTTGGCTTCAACCATTTCTTATACTGTGACTGCCATGGTTGTGCTTGTTGCTTTCATGAAGATATCAGGCAATAGTCTTTTTGACATGCTGGTCATCAAGCCTCAGGATTTTAGAATTTATATTGGAGCTTTGGCGAAGATGAGATGTTTTGTTTTATGGAGAAGATAGATGGCACATCAGGGAAACATTAGTGAGTTCGAAATTCGGATTGCAGAGAGAGGGATCGGCTCCACTATCGAATTCCTCCAGCAATAAGCAAGATATGATTGACAATCGGTAAGATAAGACAACAAATAAATGACCTGGGGTTGGGATCGCTGACCCTGATCCTGCTTTTCAATTTCCTATTGCAAATATATATTTTTTTCGTTAAACTCCTTTTGGTTGCGGACAGTGCATCCTCTTGTATTCTGTAGGAAAAGAAAAAATGGAAATCATTTTCGGCCCAATTCTGGACGGCATCACCGGCTATGCGTAAGATTATTCATCTCACGACTGTTCATAGCCGCTATGATGTCCGCATTTTCTATAAACAGTGCCGTTCCATCGCTGCTCATGGGTATGACGTGACGTTGGTGGTGCAGGATGGGCAGGGAGATGAAGACCGTGATGGGATTAAAATCATTGATCTGGGAAGTCCCCCCTCCGGCAGACTCAGACGGATACTTTTGTCTCCCTGGCGAGCGTATCGCTTACTGCGCAACGTACCGGCCGACATTGTTCATTTTCATGACCCCGAGCTCCTGCCAGTTGGGTTTCTTCTTAACAGGGGTAAACATCATTTCATATATGATTCACATGATGATATTACGCGAGATATCTTATACAAGTATTGGATTCCTACTGTATTTCGCAAAATGCTTTCATTTTTATTTGAGAAATTGGAGAACTTCATCGCCAAGAGGCTGGATGCGGTTATTTGCGCTACGCCATTCATAACCAAACGCTTCAAGGGTATCAATCCAAATAGCCTTACCATCTACAACTACCCAATTCAGGATGAGTTCAAACCCGCTGATGAAAGGCAGCCGTTTTCTCGTACCATATGTTATATAGGATTAATTTCCAGAGAGCGCGGTATAACGCAACTAATTGAAGCACTAGATATATTACAGGATGTGAAGCTGATTATTTGCGGCCCATTTCTAAGGAAGGCCTATAAGGAAGAGTTAATGTCGTTGACGGGCTGGAAATTCGTCGATTATAGGGGCATTGTCGGGCGAGATGAAGTGAGCAATATTTTGGCATGTTCGGCTTTGGGCGTGGCCACATTATTGCCCAGTCTGAACTATGAGTATTCGCAGCCAAACAAGATGTTTGAATACATGGCGGCCGGAATGCCTTTGGTAGTGTCCGATTTTCCCTTGTGGCGTCAAATCGTTGAAAAAAATCAGTGTGGTGTATGTGTGGATCCTTCCTCGCCTGAAAAAATAGCCCAAGCCATTGCCGGCCTGTTGTCCGATAAAGCAATGTGCCGCGCAATGGGAAGAGCAGGAAGAGAAGTGATTGAAAAACGATTCAACTGGATGAATGAGTCAAAAAAACTCCTAAACTTGTATGGGGAAATAAAGTAAAAGTACTGACCCTTGTCGGCGCCAGGCCCCAATTCATTAAAGCCGCTCCAGCCGCAAGGCTTTTGCAGTATATGGAAATATCACCGAGGTACTTGTAACGCAAAAACATAGTGTTGGTATCAGAATTTTTTCTGATTCTTCAACCGGACCACGATCGCTTCCATCTCGCCGACCAGCTGGTCGAAGCGCTTGAGGGCGGCGGCGTAGGGCGCGGCCGTGGTCATGTCCACGCCGGCCTTTTTCAGGATCGCCAGCGGATAGTCGCTGCCGCCGGCTTTCAGGAGATCCAGGTAGCGGTTCTGCGCCGGGACGCCGCCGTGCAGCACCATGTCGCTCAGGGCCATGGAGGCGATGAGCCCGGTGCTGTACTGGAACACGTAGTAGTTCAGATAAAAATGGGGGATGCGGTTCCATTCGACCGCGATATAATCGTCGACCTGGCAGACCCCCTTGTCGTGGCCGTAATACTGGCGGGTCAATTCCAGGTATTTCTGGTCCAGCCAGTCGGCGGTCAGGGTCTGCCCCTGTTCCACGCGGTTGTGCATGACCAGTTCGAACTCGGCCAGCAGCGTCTGGCGGTACAACGTGGCGCGGAAGCCGTCCAGGTAATTGTCGAGGATGTACAGCTTAAAAAGGTCGTCCTTCTCATTCTTCAACAGGTAATGCATCAGCATGTGCTCGTTGAAGGTCGAGGCGATCTCGGCCAGGAAAGTGGTGTAGTTTGACGTGGCGTAGGGCTGGGTCAGGTTGGAAAATTGGGAATGCATGGCATGGCCGAGCTCATGGGCAACGGTGGAAACCGCGTCGTAGTCTCCGTTGAAGTTCAACTTGATGAAGGGGTGCACTCCGTATACGCCGCCGGAATAGGCGCCGCTTTCCTTGCCTTTGTTGGGATACAGGTCCATCCAGCGGTTGTCAAATGCCTGTTTCAGCTGGGCCGCGTAATCCTTGCCCAGCGGCTTCAATGCTTCGCTGATCAGTTTCCTGGCCTCGTTGAAGGTATAGGTCTTATCGACGGCTTGGACCGCCGAGGCGTAAACGTCCTCGTAGCGGAACTTGGGCAGGCCGAGCATCTTTTGCTTCAGGACGAGGTAGCGCTGCAGGGCCGGCAGGAATTCGTGTACTGAGCGGATCAGCTGTTGGTAAACCTCGGACGTGATGTTTTCGCCGAACAGGCGGGCTTCCAGGCAGTTGGTGTAATTGTGGATCTGGGCGCTGAACCAGTGCTGCTTGATGGCGCCGTCCTGCAGGATGGCCAGGGTATTCTCGAATTTTTTCTGGTTCTTCCAGAAGGCGGTCATGACCGTGGTGCGGTCGGCCGCGTTTTTCGAGGCGCGCAGACGCAGATAGGCGGGAAAGTTGAGGGTTGCCTTCTGCCCGTCGCTGAGGGTGATTTCGGCCGGCGGAAGCTCCACGTCGTTCAATTGCCCGGACGCGCGCCCGGGAGCGCCCGAAAAAAGGCCGGTCAGCGAGGCGATGCGCTGTTGGTCTCCGGGCAGGATGTGGTCCTTTTCGCGCAGGATGCTCTCGATGGTGAAGCGGTACGGGGCCAGCTTGGGTTCGGCCTTGAGATAAGCGGAAAACTTTTCGACGCCCAGGGCCAGGACGTCGGGCTGCAGGAAAGCCAGCTTGGAGTTCAGCTGCACCAGGATGGAGCGGATCTCCCCCTCCATCCTCTGGAAGAGGTTGTTGCCCATGTCGGTGTCGCCCTGGTGGCTGGCATACGAGCTCAGGCGGCTGCTCCTCAGGTCGATCTCGTCGATCAGGTCAAGGAGTGCCAGCATGGACTGGGCCGAGGCCGTCCAGCCTTTCGTTTTTTCGTCGATCTGGGCGATGCGCGCGACCACGGCTTCCTTTTCGCCCTGCCAAGCTTCAATTGACGGAAAAAGGTCCTCGATTTTCCAGGTATATTCCGTCGGCACGTCCTTGCGGTCGTTCATGGAATAATCGGGGATCGTTTTTTGGCTTTTCTTTTCTTGGGCAACGTTCAGCAACGGCGGTAGCAGGAGGCCGCCCAGAAGTAAAACAAACAGCGGATTAACTTTTGTCATTGTTTGGCTCCTTGATCAGAAAGCAGATACGGAAAAAGGCCGGGTTTGGTTTTGATTTTTCTTGTCCCGAGATAAAGCGAAAATTATTTATAAATCAATAAAATTGAACTTTTTTTGTGTATAATACGTCTTTAGTAAAGAAAGGAACATGCGCTGGCAAGGTCATGAACAGCAGAACCATAACAGTCGGCCCGGGTACCGTTTCGCAACGTCACAGTGATCGTCAAGCCTGTGGAAAAAGCCTTTTATGGCTCAGGCCGGTTTCCATTTGCTGCTGGGTTGCCTTTCTGGTTGCTGCATCAGTCCTGCCGTTGCCCGGATACACCGATGAGCCCCCTTTCCAGAATATTTCCGTCGAAGACGGTTTGTCCCAGAATACGGTCATCTGCATGCTCCAGGACCGCAACCATTTCATGTGGTTCGGCAGCGAAGACGGGCTGGACCGTTTTGACGGCTACAGCTTCAAGGTCTATCGCCACAGCCAGCACCACGACGAAGGGCTGAGCCATGACCGCATCAGCTGCCTGCTGAATAATCGCGACGGCACGATCTGGATCGGCACCCTGGGCGGCGGCCTCGATCATTTCGATCCCGGGCGCGAACGCTTCAGCCATTATCGCCATGACCCCCACAATGAGCGCAGCCTGAGCCATGATACCGTCCAGGCCATCCTGCCCGACGGCAAGGGGTCCTTCTGGGTCGGCACCGAAAACGGTTTGAACCTTTTCGACCCCGGGCGCGGGACATTCCTGCGCATCCTCCATGCCCAGGAAAGGGCCGGCGTCAACAGCGCCTGCGCCATCCTCAGCCTGCACCAGGACAATGCCGGGATCTTGTGGATTGGCACCCGCGACGGTCTTCACCGCTACGATCGTGCCAGCGGCCAGTGCCGGGCGTTGAGCGGCAGCGGCGCTGCCATCATCCATACCGGCAAAGGCAGCGACCAGATCAATACGATCTTTGAGGACAGTTTGGGCAACCTCTGGCTGGGCACCGAGGCCGGGCTCGTCCTTTTCAACAAACGTGACGGAACTTTCCAAAGCAAGGAAAGCGGCGGGACTTCGCCCCTTCCTCATCTTTACCGCAGCCGCATCCTGGACATCATCGCTGATGACCGCGGCGGCATCTGGATCGCCTGCGAGGCGGGAATCTATTTTTTCCCCCAGCCGGGGCAGCTGGCCATTTATTTCCGGGCCGGCGCCGTACCGCACCTCCTGCTCCAAGACCGTTTTGTCCTGTCGTTGTACCAGGACCCCGAGGGCATTCTCTGGGCCGGGACGTTCAGCGGCATTTGGAAATATGACCTGCGCACCCGGCAATTCTCCCTGTACGGCCCCGAGCTCATCGAAAGGGAGCGGAGCGATTTCCGCTTCCCGGTTCTCTCCGTTTGCCAGGACAAGCGCAGCTGGCTGTGGATCGGAACCTACAAAAACGGCCTGTTCGGAGCCAATCGCAGCGTGGACGAGAAAAAAACCTTCACCTCCCTGCCCGGCAATCCGCGGGCTGTCAAGGAGATGCTCATTTCCGCCCTGCAGGTCGATCGCGGGCAAACGCTCTGGATCGGGACCACCAGCGGGCTTCACCGCTATGACATCGGCCGTGACCGTTTTACCGGTTATTACCACAGCGGCAAGAACGGCGGCGGACTCAGCAACGATTCGATCCTCGCCATTTTCGAGGACCGTTCAGGCCGGCTGTGGGTCGGGACCGAGGACGGATTAAATCTTTTCGATCGCGGCCGGGGTAGTTTTCGCGTTTATCTCAACGACCTGCCGACGGCGTCCCGCTTCGGCCCTGATATCGTAATCGCCATGTACCAGGATGCCGGCGGCTCGATGTGGATCGGCACCTATGGAGGCGGCCTTTACCTTTTCGATCCTGAGAATGGCAGGTTTGTCAGAAATTACCGCCACCGGAGCGATGACCCTGCCAGCTTGAGCAGCGACAACATCTATTGCTTTTTGGAAGACAGCCGGGGCCGCTTTTGGGTCGGCACCAACAGCGGCGGCCTGAACCTCTTCGACCGGTCCCGGGGGACGTTCAGCCATCTGACCACCGAGGAAGGGCTGCCCAACAATACCATCCTGGGGATACTCGAGGACAAAGCGGGCAACCTGTGGCTGAGCACCAGCCACGGGCTTTGCCGCTTCGATCCGCAGCGGAACGTTTTTCGCAACTTTACCGCCCGTGACGGCTTGCAGGCCGACGAGTTCTTGCCGAAGGCTTTTTTCAAGGGCGCGGACGATGAGCTGTTCTTCGGCGGCCCGAATGGCCTGACCTGCTTTTTCGCGGAAAACATTAAGGAAAACCCCCATGTGCCGCCGCTGGTGATCACCGAAGTGGAGATCTTCAACCGCAACCAGACGATCGCCGGCGACATGAGCCGCATCAAAAAGCTCGAGCTGGGATACAAGGACTCGATCGTTTCCTTCGCCTTCGCCGCCCTCTCCTATGCCGATCCGCGGCGCAACCAGTATGCGTACAAGATCGAAGGCTTGCACGATGACTGGATCCATATCGGCAACCGCCATGAGATCACGGTCAGCAATCTCAGGCCGGGGCATTATGTTTTCCGGGTCAAGGGCTCGAACAACCACGGCGTTTGGAACGAGCAGGGGGTGGCGCTGGCCATCGACATGCGGCCGCCCTGGTGGCAGACCTGGTGGTTCCGCGTCTCGGCCTTCCTGCTGTTGGTTTTTGTTTTCATCCTGCTCAACCGGACCCGCACCCGGCGCTTGGCGGCGCGGATCAGGACCGAAGCGGCCATGGAGCAGTACTTAAGCAAATGCGATATTTCGCAGCGCGAGAAAGAGATCGTCATGCTGCTGCTCAAAGGCAAGAGCAACAAG
Encoded here:
- a CDS encoding glycosyltransferase family 4 protein is translated as MRKIIHLTTVHSRYDVRIFYKQCRSIAAHGYDVTLVVQDGQGDEDRDGIKIIDLGSPPSGRLRRILLSPWRAYRLLRNVPADIVHFHDPELLPVGFLLNRGKHHFIYDSHDDITRDILYKYWIPTVFRKMLSFLFEKLENFIAKRLDAVICATPFITKRFKGINPNSLTIYNYPIQDEFKPADERQPFSRTICYIGLISRERGITQLIEALDILQDVKLIICGPFLRKAYKEELMSLTGWKFVDYRGIVGRDEVSNILACSALGVATLLPSLNYEYSQPNKMFEYMAAGMPLVVSDFPLWRQIVEKNQCGVCVDPSSPEKIAQAIAGLLSDKAMCRAMGRAGREVIEKRFNWMNESKKLLNLYGEIK
- a CDS encoding polysaccharide biosynthesis C-terminal domain-containing protein, with product YIIVLLFGSAFLPAVQPFYFLLPGIVASSICKVLCSEMAGRGKPMINTVAAGVSLAVNIPLNIFFIPKLGIAGSALASTISYTVTAMVVLVAFMKISGNSLFDMLVIKPQDFRIYIGALAKMRCFVLWRR
- a CDS encoding LuxR C-terminal-related transcriptional regulator, translated to MPGYTDEPPFQNISVEDGLSQNTVICMLQDRNHFMWFGSEDGLDRFDGYSFKVYRHSQHHDEGLSHDRISCLLNNRDGTIWIGTLGGGLDHFDPGRERFSHYRHDPHNERSLSHDTVQAILPDGKGSFWVGTENGLNLFDPGRGTFLRILHAQERAGVNSACAILSLHQDNAGILWIGTRDGLHRYDRASGQCRALSGSGAAIIHTGKGSDQINTIFEDSLGNLWLGTEAGLVLFNKRDGTFQSKESGGTSPLPHLYRSRILDIIADDRGGIWIACEAGIYFFPQPGQLAIYFRAGAVPHLLLQDRFVLSLYQDPEGILWAGTFSGIWKYDLRTRQFSLYGPELIERERSDFRFPVLSVCQDKRSWLWIGTYKNGLFGANRSVDEKKTFTSLPGNPRAVKEMLISALQVDRGQTLWIGTTSGLHRYDIGRDRFTGYYHSGKNGGGLSNDSILAIFEDRSGRLWVGTEDGLNLFDRGRGSFRVYLNDLPTASRFGPDIVIAMYQDAGGSMWIGTYGGGLYLFDPENGRFVRNYRHRSDDPASLSSDNIYCFLEDSRGRFWVGTNSGGLNLFDRSRGTFSHLTTEEGLPNNTILGILEDKAGNLWLSTSHGLCRFDPQRNVFRNFTARDGLQADEFLPKAFFKGADDELFFGGPNGLTCFFAENIKENPHVPPLVITEVEIFNRNQTIAGDMSRIKKLELGYKDSIVSFAFAALSYADPRRNQYAYKIEGLHDDWIHIGNRHEITVSNLRPGHYVFRVKGSNNHGVWNEQGVALAIDMRPPWWQTWWFRVSAFLLLVFVFILLNRTRTRRLAARIRTEAAMEQYLSKCDISQREKEIVMLLLKGKSNKEIEDALFIAMGTVKNHIYSIYQKIGVKNRAQLITLFKNLQVK
- the pepF gene encoding oligoendopeptidase F — its product is MTKVNPLFVLLLGGLLLPPLLNVAQEKKSQKTIPDYSMNDRKDVPTEYTWKIEDLFPSIEAWQGEKEAVVARIAQIDEKTKGWTASAQSMLALLDLIDEIDLRSSRLSSYASHQGDTDMGNNLFQRMEGEIRSILVQLNSKLAFLQPDVLALGVEKFSAYLKAEPKLAPYRFTIESILREKDHILPGDQQRIASLTGLFSGAPGRASGQLNDVELPPAEITLSDGQKATLNFPAYLRLRASKNAADRTTVMTAFWKNQKKFENTLAILQDGAIKQHWFSAQIHNYTNCLEARLFGENITSEVYQQLIRSVHEFLPALQRYLVLKQKMLGLPKFRYEDVYASAVQAVDKTYTFNEARKLISEALKPLGKDYAAQLKQAFDNRWMDLYPNKGKESGAYSGGVYGVHPFIKLNFNGDYDAVSTVAHELGHAMHSQFSNLTQPYATSNYTTFLAEIASTFNEHMLMHYLLKNEKDDLFKLYILDNYLDGFRATLYRQTLLAEFELVMHNRVEQGQTLTADWLDQKYLELTRQYYGHDKGVCQVDDYIAVEWNRIPHFYLNYYVFQYSTGLIASMALSDMVLHGGVPAQNRYLDLLKAGGSDYPLAILKKAGVDMTTAAPYAAALKRFDQLVGEMEAIVVRLKNQKKF